The genomic region GCCCCATACCTGCACGCAGTAGGCCTGCAACTACTACAAGAAATAATCCTGAGTATTTGTTCTTAATATTGTATCTATGCTCTGATGCAGGTGTAAAAGCAAGAACGGATACCAATGCACATAGAATGCCAATAATCTTCCACAAAGAAATATTCTCTTTAAAAAAGATAAAGGCAAAAAGCACTGCAGGCACAAGATTAAGTCGATAAATAGTGGCGCACATACCTACCTCGCTGCTTGTCATGCTTTCGATAAGCATGATGTTGGCAATGACAGAGAATAATCCTGATATTAATCCCCACATTAAAGTAATATTGAAATTCTCGCTACAACCGATTTTTTTTGCAGTTAGCATAAATACAGACGCCCAGACCATTCCGATAACAGCCACATAAATACCTCTGGAACGCTGCTTCCGCGCATAAAATTTAAATACTAAATCATTCAACGCAGCAAACAACAGGCTGCCAAGTGCAAATACAATAATCATATCAGTTCTTAATCATTTAATTTAACAAATAGATCACCAAAATTTTTGCTTCATCTTGCCCCATATTTCTAGGCACATGGGGAATTCTGCCATCAAAAAATATTGAATCCCCTTTTCCTAAAAGTATTTTCTTTTTTCCATATTCAAATTCTATTTTCCCTTTTAATATAAAAAGGAACTCGTTTCCATCAGTTGAAACAAGTTTTCTTTTTGAACCCTTCTTTAAGGTTAAAATAAAGGATTCAAATAATGAAGTTTTTTTATTTTCCGTTATTATTAATGATTCATATATAAATCCTCTGGCATTTTCTCTTTCAATTATTTTCCTCTCATTTTTTCTTACAATAATATAAGATTGCTTGTGTTTTTTATTTATTCCCTTAACAAGTTCAGCCATATCGACATTCAAAGCATTTGATATCCTTAACAAAACCGGCAGTGATGGAATGGTTCTAAAATTTTCTACTTTAGATAAAAGGCTTTTTGAAAGGCCGGTTCTATTTGCTATCTCCTGCAGACTCAAATTTTTATCTTTTCTAATGCGACGGATCTGCAGACCTATTGTTATTAAATTGATTGCTTTCATTGTTTCGCATATTGCAACATAATTTCCTATTTGTCAACTAAATTGTTATTAAACGTCGTTTAGAAATACTCTATTCCGATGAATATCGGGTGACTGCCTGCTTTTAAAATTGCTATTTCATGCTTAATATAATATAATTTATAGCACTATTAAAAACATATTATGGGAGAAAGTATGAGTAAGGAAACGGATAGGAAATTCTGGAAGAATAAAAGAGTATTTATTACAGGAGCAAACGGGTTTTTAGGCTCGTGGCTTACAAAGGCATTGGTTGACTCTGGCGCAAGAGTAGTGGTTTTAATCAGAGACTGGATCCCAGGCTCCGTCCTGACAAATATGAAGAATGTTTATAACAGCTTGGAAGCTGTTGTAAAGGGAGATCTTATAGATTACCAGCTTATAGCTCGTATCCTTAATGAGCACAATATAGACTCATGCTTTCACATTGGAGCGCAGACAATAGTAGGAATTGCAAATAGGTCTCCTATTTCTACATTTGAGTCCAATATAAGGGGCACATGGAATATTCTTGAGGCGGCAAGGAACATAGGGCTAGAGCGAATAGTTATAGCATCCAGTGATAAGGCTTATGGAGAGCAGCAAGATTTACCATATAAAGAGTCCTATTCGCTAAA from bacterium harbors:
- a CDS encoding EamA family transporter, coding for MIIVFALGSLLFAALNDLVFKFYARKQRSRGIYVAVIGMVWASVFMLTAKKIGCSENFNITLMWGLISGLFSVIANIMLIESMTSSEVGMCATIYRLNLVPAVLFAFIFFKENISLWKIIGILCALVSVLAFTPASEHRYNIKNKYSGLFLVVVAGLLRAGMGLSYKYGLSQGADKYYLLAINGGIWIIGGLAYLIIKERKSLYIVKKPFTYGIISGILVCGIVFFMATALQYGDASIVLPITQLSFIATSIIGVFVLKESFNMKKIIGLCSGVLCILFMTIRN
- a CDS encoding XRE family transcriptional regulator, which codes for MKAINLITIGLQIRRIRKDKNLSLQEIANRTGLSKSLLSKVENFRTIPSLPVLLRISNALNVDMAELVKGINKKHKQSYIIVRKNERKIIERENARGFIYESLIITENKKTSLFESFILTLKKGSKRKLVSTDGNEFLFILKGKIEFEYGKKKILLGKGDSIFFDGRIPHVPRNMGQDEAKILVIYLLN